In the genome of Dethiobacter alkaliphilus AHT 1, the window TTGTTTTGTTAGTATCTTTTTTGCAGATGGACGTTGCCGATAAATGGAATATTTATGGTATAAAAATGGAACCCCTGGCTTTTTTGGCACTTTTATTCTCTGTGGTACAGCCGCTTTTGCTGCAGGTTATGGACAAAATAAAAGGGGGCTCTTGATTTGGAATTATCCCGTTTATCCCGGAAGGAAATTATAAATTTGCATGATGGTGCCCGGCTTGGCTTTGTGGGCGATTCTGATTTAATTATTGACGATGAGACCGGCAGTATTAAATCCATAATTATTTCCCCCAAAGGAATGAAGCCCCGTTCGGGCCGGGAACTGGTAATTCCCTGGACATCTATAAAAAAAATCGGCGATGAAGTGATGATAGTGGATATTTCGCCGGAACGAAGCAGCCGTAAACATACGTGACATGAATAATGACCTTTTTTACAGCCGATACTAAGGAAGAAAAACAGTATCGATAAAAAAGGAGGTTACAACATGTCGCAAACCGTTGTTGGTTTATTCCGCTCCAAGGAACAGGCGGAAGAAGCTATACGTGAGCTGCGAGCACGTGATTTTGATGATCAGGATATATCATTGGTAGCCAAAAATGAGGAAGCAGAAGGTGGCGGCGAAGAGGGCGTCAGCTATGAAAATCAGAACCTGGCCGACGGCACCGCCACCGGCGGCGCCATTGGAGGCCTTACCGGGCTTTTGGCCGGGGCAGGCGCTCTGCTGATACCGGGAATCGGCCCCATCATTGCCGCCGGTCCTCTGGCCGGCGCGCTGACCGGAATTGTTACCGGCGGTATCGCAGGCGGGCTGATTGATTATGGCATCCCTGAGGAAGAAGGGGAGCGCTATGAGAAGGAAGTTCACAAAGGTAGTATCCTGGTGGCAGCCGAATCGGAAGATGAAGAGATGTCCGAAGAGGTAAGCTCAATCTTCCGCGAAAACGGTGCCTTTGAAGTCAATTCACATGACTAAAAAAAATTCCCAAAAAATCCGGCTATTTAAGCCGGATTTTTTTTTTTGCCGGCAGGAAACTATAACGCTTCGCAGTTAGCGAAGCTGCTAAGGTAACCAGTATTAAAAGCACGCGTTAAAGGAACTTAAGCGTGCTTTTTTACGCTGCCAAGTTTGTCACGCTTTTTGTGTCTTTATTCATATATTAAATTACTAGTGTCAAAGGAGGGAAGTGCGTGCAGAACATCAGCCTGGCCGGCTGGCGGATAGTGATTGCCGGTGGTGACGCCCGGGATGTCATCCTGGCAGAACAACTGAAAAAAGCCGGGGCCGATGTATGGTTGTGTGGTTTTGAAAAGTGTGCATTACCAAAGGATGCAACTTTACAAAAAGGGAAACCGGAATTTGCCGATGTGGTGATTTTGCCTCTGCCCGGGGTA includes:
- a CDS encoding YlmC/YmxH family sporulation protein, which encodes MELSRLSRKEIINLHDGARLGFVGDSDLIIDDETGSIKSIIISPKGMKPRSGRELVIPWTSIKKIGDEVMIVDISPERSSRKHT
- a CDS encoding general stress protein; protein product: MSQTVVGLFRSKEQAEEAIRELRARDFDDQDISLVAKNEEAEGGGEEGVSYENQNLADGTATGGAIGGLTGLLAGAGALLIPGIGPIIAAGPLAGALTGIVTGGIAGGLIDYGIPEEEGERYEKEVHKGSILVAAESEDEEMSEEVSSIFRENGAFEVNSHD